A region from the Acipenser ruthenus chromosome 13, fAciRut3.2 maternal haplotype, whole genome shotgun sequence genome encodes:
- the LOC131740223 gene encoding protein ZNF365-like, whose translation MHNLTKYSLASACKPLDYLLEKTINASSTENCKKCFPLQFQDLTDKKFKDTERDKTQTPAYKRPPEHLKTESCRLVPAGSRSALTIQIESHVRERLDEMMKAAECTIEKRLEKVASELAQKNTELVNTWAEFVHLSQEKRQVLARERALSRQMDTAVHLSAQGSSLPSLIERKEQ comes from the coding sequence ATGCACAACCTCACCAAGTACAGTCTAGCCTCTGCATGTAAACCACTTGACTACCTGCTGGAGAAAACCATAAACGCCAGCAGCActgaaaactgcaaaaaatgcTTTCCACTCCAGTTTCAAGACCTGACAGACAAAAAGTTCAAGGATACAGAAAGGGACAAAACACAGACCCCCGCATACAAGAGACCGCCGGAGCACCTCAAAACTGAATCGTGCAGGCTGGTGCCTGCAGGCAGCCGATCGGCTTTGACGATCCAAATCGAGAGCCATGTGCGGGAAAGGCTTGATGAGATGATGAAGGCGGCGGAGTGCACGAtagagaagaggctggagaaggTGGCCAGCGAGTTGGCACAGAAGAACACGGAGCTGGTGAATACCTGGGCTGAGTTTGTGCACCTGTCTCAGGAGAAGAGGCAGGTCCTGGCACGAGAGAGGGCCCTGAGCAGACAGATGGACACGGCCGTCCACCTGTCTGCTCAGGGCAGCAGCTTACCGAGTCTGATTGAGAGGAAGGAACAGTGA